The segment TATTCTCAATGTTTTTAAACCTTCTAAACCCCTGGATTGGAGAACCTTTCTCCTCATCAGTCTGACAATTTGGATCGCCTCTATTTTCGGAACGACTGATGAAAATGTCAGAAATGATTTAGCTATTCTAAGCTGGTTAGCGTTAACGATTGGGGTGGGGTTGAGAACCAGTCAACCCCCTTTTATTTTTGGGGGGATTCCTTTAAGTCCTTGGACAACTTCATTGTTACTGTGTTTGATGATTTATCAAAAAACAGAAATCACTAGACCTTATTTTGCCTTAAAATCCTGGCCCCTATTAGCAGTTTGTTTACTCTTTATTTTGGAATTTATTCGGGATAAATTTAAAATCCAGTCTCCCCCGCCTTTAGTC is part of the Planktothrix serta PCC 8927 genome and harbors:
- a CDS encoding DUF5357 family protein; amino-acid sequence: MNKLINILNVFKPSKPLDWRTFLLISLTIWIASIFGTTDENVRNDLAILSWLALTIGVGLRTSQPPFIFGGIPLSPWTTSLLLCLMIYQKTEITRPYFALKSWPLLAVCLLFILEFIRDKFKIQSPPPLVRMEFIIILLIHINIYCFIEFAVRVENWLERVPEVIPRREIFKPDSAKIDQEFQSYFVRGIDRG